The Podarcis raffonei isolate rPodRaf1 chromosome 2, rPodRaf1.pri, whole genome shotgun sequence genome window below encodes:
- the LOC128409262 gene encoding zinc finger and SCAN domain-containing protein 21-like: MAATRRWRAEAERTRLREDPKGLKTGAGEAGTLESPLASRSADAGGSVVRQESQPRAGSSGHYQWETEFQEFLEGSVWEEQTPEELALRADTRAFLASFEQVAVACHWPRREWVTRLLPALGEEAEKAFISLDPQDRGDFQKVKAAILRREALAREKKHQEFRRFCYQEANGPREVLARLQELCQQWLNTERSSKEQILEALLLEQFLNVLPKEMYHWVKERVPESCLQAVALAEDFLRRLQAAERGEEPEQEEAADLRKKQEVPLETVPLQTWAPREVQGEPSSSSRKTYTGYGQAAVARKKKTFQWGRYGEVKLRARFPGRANAVLPSRWKQAGGTQEHRRSDRLKRAQVPNLAEAPPSPPPPPPPPSPPPRDVKPKLKKPSPPPDATPKSQIKMCPECGRGFNGLATFNRHRMLHTGEKRYECCFCSKGFCWRSDLVRHECQHTGKKPHECPFCGEGFDRKWQREKHELIHTKSKAKL, from the exons ATGGCCGCCACACGCCGCTGGAGGGCCGAAGCTGAGCGTACCCGGCTCCGGGAGGACCCCAAAGGTCTCAAAACGGGGGCCGGCGAGGCAGGAACCCTCGAAAGCCCCTTGGCAAGCCGTTCGGCAGACGCCGGGGGATCCGTGGTACGCCAAGAGAGCCAGCCGAGAGCAGGGAGCAGCGGTCACTATCAATGGGAGACCGAGTTCCAAGAGTTTCTGGAAGGTTCCGTCTGGGAGGAGCAGACCCCGGAGGAGCTGGCCCTGCGGGCCGACACCCGGGCCTTCCTGGCCTCCTTTGAGCAGGTGGCCGTGGCCTGCCACTGGCCCAGGAGGGAGTGGGTGACCCGGCTGCTGCCGGCCCTGGGCGAGGAAGCGGAGAAGGCCTTCATCAGTCTGGACCCCCAGGACCGCGGAGACTTCCAGAAGGTCAAGGCGGCCATCTTGAGGCGCGAGGCCCTGGCGCGCGAGAAGAAGCACCAGGAGTTCCGCCgcttctgctaccaggaggccaatGGGCCCCGGGAAGTCCTTGCACGGCTCCAGGAGCTGTGCCAACAGTGGCTGAACACAGAGAGGAGCAGCAAGGAGCAGATCTTGGAGGCTTTGCTCCTGGAGCAGTTCCTCAACGTCCTGCCAAAGGAAATGTACCACTGGGTCAAGGAACGTGTGCCGGAGAGCTGCTTGCAGGCCGTGGCTCTGGCGGAAGATTTCCTGAGGAGGTTGCAAGCAGCCGAAAGGGGGGAAGAACCG gagcaggaagaggctgcagaCCTTCGCAAGAAGCAGGAAGTTCCGCTGGAAACAGTGCCGCTGCAAACTTGGGCTCCGAGGGAGGTCCAAGGGGAGCCCAGTTCATCATCACGCAAGACTTACACAG GTTACGGGCAGGCCGCCGTGGCAAGGAAGAAGAAGACCTTCCAGTGGGGCCGCTACGGGGAAGTGAAGCTGCGAGCCCGGTTTCCCGGAAGAGCAAACGCAGTCCTGCCGTCCCGCTGGAAGCAGGCCGGAGGCACCCAGGAGCATCGCCGCTCGGATAGGCTGAAGCGAGCCCAGGTGCCGAACCTGGCCGAGGCACCTCCCTcgccgccgccacctcctcctcctccatctcctccacCTCGGGATGTCAAGCCCAAGCTCAAGAAGCCCTCCCCCCCTCCAGACGCCACCCCCAAGAGCCAGATCAAGATGTGCCCCGAATGCGGCCGGGGCTTCAACGGCTTGGCGACCTTCAACCGCCACCGTATGctccacaccggggagaagcgCTACGAGTGCTGCTTCTGCAGCAAGGGCTTCTGCTGGCGCTCGGATCTGGTCCGGCACGAGTGCCAGCACACCGGGAAGAAGCCCCACGAGTGCCCCTTCTGCGGGGAGGGCTTTGACCGCAAGTGGCAGCGAGAGAAGCACGAGCTGATCCACACCAAGAGCAAAGCGAAGCTGTGA